The Daphnia carinata strain CSIRO-1 chromosome 9, CSIRO_AGI_Dcar_HiC_V3, whole genome shotgun sequence nucleotide sequence acTGCATTTCTGAATGGTAATTTTCTAGCATTTTATGGTTGTTTCATCCCAATAggaattccattttttccaTCCAAATCTTTTTCTGGGGTCCTTGTGGCTCCATGATGGATTTATGTTGGACATGAGGCCAGCCTTCTGAGCCATGGTCACCATTGTTCCAATACGCTTCTGCTGCCTTTTGCACAATCCTGTAATCCTCCGAGGGAGCATACATCCATCTGTCCTCAGAAATTGACTAAGTATCAGGACATCctatgaacaaaaaataattaacattTTAGCTTGGAGGCGGTGAAGTTAACATGTAAAACTGAATAGAAATGGGGGTTTCACCGTATGTTTGATATCAAGATTAAGTTTGCACATGTAACAAGCACTGCAGGGCGTTTCATGGTCTAGCTTAACTGTGACCAAAATACTCGTTCTGTCTGAAGGAACGTAAGTACCGGCTATCACTAATGTACCGTCTGATGTTTCGCTCTGTGTAACTAGTGATAAATGCATGATCAGTATTATGGATTTAGAAAAATTAATCTCCCACGGGAAAAAAACTTGCCTTGTTTCAGATTGCGAGTTTTCGTAACGAAAATTGATGTAGTCTTTAAGAGATTCCATTCTGAAATTTTCCGGCCTATTGTAGTTAAGGTTCGCAGAGCCatgttgtttcctttttaccCTTGAGCGGTCACACCACCTGTCGGACGTTGGCGAAAACGCTTTCCCGTAGAACCCTCGACACCACTCAGCACTTACGGGACACGACACGAAACGAAGTGTTTATATTTTAGGATGACGATGGTTCCTTGTAGACGTATTGGGAGACGTATTGGTCTTTTGGCTTATCGCGGTTTTTCTAGCAAGGTAACATATTTatcataattatttttgagATATGCTTAGTCCACAGTAGCATTTTGGAAGGCATCAGAAATAGTGGCAGAAGTAGCCGGTACATCTGATGTCTATGGACCTCCCGACCCGAAATCTAGTCTTCGCCTTATTACATTCTACATCCCTCCTGATGAGACTGCACATGAAAAAGAATACAGACTTAAACGTGCTTTGGTGCAAGATTGGAATCACATGTTTTGGACTGCCCATAACATTCAGTTTAATCAGGTAACGATTGTGACTGTTTTTATTGCAAATGGTTTTTTTAAGTGTGTTCCTGACCAGGCCAAAGAACAGTTTGTCATGTCAGCTATGGAAAGGAGGGGTAATGATGCCAATGTAACGGGACAGCCTCTAACTGCTGATGATTTATCAGACTTTTACAGAGCATTCCTGGATGAAAACAGGGAAAAACACTTGAGATATAACATTGAATGgcacaagaaaaacattagtCTTCTATGGCCTGGAATTAAAGCTAATTTAAGTAGGCTTAAGAAACAGGTTTCTTTCATGTAAGTTATTCAGACTCATCAGTTCAGCctaaatgaataaatattaTTTCAGTGAATTTGACAGTTGATTCATTATGTGCACCATCTTCCACAAAGCTTCTGATACAAAGCAGAACTTGTTAATATCATGATGTATACCTTATGCTTCAGGTATACTTCATGGTAATACCTTTGGCACAACAGTTTACCACAGCTCAGTATGAAAAATATCAGAAAAGCAAATAGAAATGTGTAATTaactgtatttttctttgttcaccAGCAAATTTAAGATTGAAGATAGCCTCTAAACAAAATTATGGTGGATTAAACCTTTTCATGAGTAAGTCAGGGTAAGAATAACTTACGGTAGCTTCATTCTCATGAAAATCCATGTAGTGAGAAATGAGATAACAATACAAATAAATCCAAGAAATATTAGAAGTAATCGGTTGAATTTTGGCATAGTCGTAGATTGAGTTTGGTCTAGGATTACATAACCTAATCCACCTAAAGTAAACATGAAGCTGGAGGCAAGTCCTTCCAATATGTACTGGCCATTCACTCTGTAGGGCATGAAGGCAACCTATGAGCAGCatggaaaatttattttatctACAGGATGTAATATTGAAAACTCACTGGGCGGGAATGGCCACGTTCATCTGTTGTGGAACCGATTGAGGGTGGCTCCACAATTACATCATAGATGATACCTATTTTGAAAAGTATTAACCTTTTATCTTTGTTTCGAGCTGTATACCAACAAATAATAGCTTGGACACACCTCCCGTCACCATGAAGTACGACAACAGCACTATTGAGAACACTGTCATTGCTGAAGGCTGATGAAGCCATGAAGGTTTTCTTATCTTCAAATTAGGTACCTCTAAGATGGAAAAAGGAACGCTATATAGAATTTCCATCATATAAAGCGTCTTCCAGAAATATTTGGTCTACAGAACAATTGGTCCAAAATGAACCGGTTACAGCAGCAACAGATACACGCCACGTAGCGACAACTGACAGATTACTATTATTGCTACTAGATTGCTATTACTGTGACACCGATGCAACTTTTTACAAAagtacaaataaaaaaataaaaagcaatagTATATGATAATAATTAGGATTAAAgaatttaattaataatatCCATCTATTTTAGtgaaatatttattcaaattttaaaaaattcttaaattgCGTCCCTATTGTAATGTGTGATGTGAGACCACGAAGAACCACCAGGGGAAGTTAAGGGAAAATCCCTTTTTGAGCCAAGCCGCGTGTTTAACTCAGACATGTGGTTCTTGCTGTGTGTTATCTCACTTAAATACATAATCCCTGCAAAATTTGATATACTGAAATGAATTAATGTGATTTAGGTAAGttaaaaacacatttcttCACGAAAAGAACAGCGTTAAAAGCGATACGTAGTAATTTCAGAGCTATTGGCGGGACCATTTGTTTCTTGAAACAAAAGCGACGTAAGTAACTTGCACTGCAAAATTTCCTACGAAAGCTAATTCGTCATGTTGGTATTTTCTCAACCTGGTGAGTAGTTCGCCACTTTAGATTCCAGTCTGTTAAGCTGCAAACCTTGAGAACAATGTAGGAAACAATGGCTACATTAGCTGTGTAGAAGCCTCGTGCAAAAGCTGCTTCAAGGTGCAAGTATGTATGCTACCACTAGTCTGAAAATTGTGGTGTTACCAATATTTGTGTATCTAAACTATTTCCAGCTGGAGAAGAAATGACACATGCAGTAATTAGAGGTAGCAATAACATTGGGTTTTAAGTGGCTTTATtgtcagttttattttctgtgtGGAGCTCATAGACCTTCCATTTATTAAACACGATTTAAAGCTCAAACATTCAGTATTGGTAATTAAATATGATCAAAAATTGTACTTCTAGGATGGTTCCTGCCAGCATCCAATCTGTGAGAATTTTTAGGTTTTAAGTGGCCAATATGGATTGCTGTACACCACGTCATTTGCTGATCAACTATAGTGAGGTTCAGTTACATTTAAACTATAGAAATCAGCTATGATGGTGACACTTCATAATATCAGATTACAATCCCTGGAGGCTACAGATCACAGGATTAGCCCCCAACAATATTTTTTGACAAGTGAAGGATTTGTATTGCAGCATTCTTCAGGTGATGGAatacgttttgttttcaaggaTGTTGGTCTCACTAAAGAGAATTTTGGGCGCAAATAATGTTGTTCGCCAGCAGAGATTATTCTGGAACGCCAAGTTCCATTGTATAAAACAAATATCGGAAATACCTGTTAACGAATTCGGAAACAACTTTAAAGTGGATGCGTACTATGGCGTTACTGGATGGCAGCACGTTGGAGGCTAGTTAATAGATGGCCGCCAACTGTTTCTCTAAACGTAGTTGTTTGGGAACCTATAAGTAAACCGGCCATAACTTTAAATTGTAACATCGTAGAAGAAGGTTAAGGCTATAATTTCTGTTATAACCGTGATTGCCAGGTAAAATCAGCCCAATCAAGGACCTTAGGGTTGTATGgatttattcaaaacaaaaattgtgcaAAAGAAATCTCAGAgatgcttttgttttattatgtCATAGCTTCCAGGGGCGTCAAACAGACGAAACTCAAATTACCATCAGTTGCCATCATAGTTACATCTGCTTCGTCTAGTGCTGTTCTGGAATTTCTTTGTCGTAAGAACTTTCGAGTTCTCCGCCATGCACGTTTTAAACAAGTCAGCCGAAAATTGTATCAAATTTTGTATATCGCAAATGAGTTAATAGGTTTCAGTGATTTCATAAGGTACATATGAATTTCTTTCTGCAGGTTGTATAGGATATGTGTTGTGTGTCCCATGTGGTGTTGTTTGCAGCCCTTTCTTGTGGTATGTGTTTAATATAGGCATATTAGATGTAGAGCCATTTGCTGCAGATGAAATTTATGCAGGGAAAAGAACTTCATGATAATGGTGCATTGGAACTGACATGAGCTACTGGATTTCTACCCCTAAATGGCttccattaaaaatttcatGGTAAAAAAGTATTAACAATATTCCCATTGACTTCAAGGAATTGATCACTGAAATTACCAGCAAGGGTTGAATGAAGTTCTACCTGGAAAAGCTTCCTTCGAGAATAATAGTTGGATAATGAAAGTGAATTATCCTAAATCAAGGTATGGGCTTCTTCGAAGACATAACGACCATTCCATTTTGATTTGTGTGTAAAAATTGAATCCTCTCTTTTTAAAGTTGTAAAATATTGTGCTTGAATGATTGGTAAGTTCATAGTTTCTACTGTTTAGCTGCTTggtgtttccttttttatcttttttttttgcctacagaaccaaattttcttctttagtataaaaaaaaaagctactgCGAGAGAATACATAGTGATTGCCGTACAGCCAACCCGTTTACAACATCGATTGCGTGACGCTTCAAATTCAGCTTATTGTAATGGTGTACACACATTTATATCTACGCGCATGAAATGTTTTATGTAAGTGTGATatgaactatttttttttacagtgacCAGAAAATTGAAGATGAGGAATGAACTGGGCATCGAAATGTGGGGGCAAAAGGCATAAAGCTGTTAatttggaggaaaaaaatggttaGCAAAGGAAAGGTTACCTTAAACCAATAGCAGGAATGTATATCAGTTAGTAATTACAATGTGTACGTTGAATTCAACTCTGAACATCTCTTATAGTTAGCACTGTGTAAAATGACAAAGTGAGGTGACTGGAAAGGCCTTCCACAAGAAACCATTCACTCGTTCCACAAAGATATACtgtgaaaaggaaaacctggcagacaagaaaaacaaagaagttaTTCTGCACAAGAGGATTTCCTCTGTCAGGTGGgtgtaaatgtttaaatatatatatatatatattggtAA carries:
- the LOC130688966 gene encoding large ribosomal subunit protein mL66-like → MALRTLTTIGRKISEWNLLKTTSIFVTKTRNLKQVTQSETSDGTLVIAGTYVPSDRTSILVTVKLDHETPCSACYMCKLNLDIKHTDVLILSQFLRTDGCMLPRRITGLCKRQQKRIGTMVTMAQKAGLMSNINPSWSHKDPRKRFGWKKWNSYWDETTIKC
- the LOC130688965 gene encoding COA8 family protein Y39B6A.34, mitochondrial-like, with the protein product MTMVPCRRIGRRIGLLAYRGFSSKASEIVAEVAGTSDVYGPPDPKSSLRLITFYIPPDETAHEKEYRLKRALVQDWNHMFWTAHNIQFNQAKEQFVMSAMERRGNDANVTGQPLTADDLSDFYRAFLDENREKHLRYNIEWHKKNISLLWPGIKANLSRLKKQVSFM
- the LOC130688967 gene encoding oligosaccharyltransferase complex subunit ostc-like; the protein is MMEILYSVPFSILEVPNLKIRKPSWLHQPSAMTVFSIVLLSYFMVTGGIIYDVIVEPPSIGSTTDERGHSRPVAFMPYRVNGQYILEGLASSFMFTLGGLGYVILDQTQSTTMPKFNRLLLIFLGFICIVISFLTTWIFMRMKLPGYLQS